GCAAGTTTGCCACCGTGGATGAGTTGATGGAGGAAGAGGGCTTTGACGCCGTATTTATCGGCACCGGTGCCGGCCTGCCGTATTTCATGAACATTCCCGGGGAGAATTCCTGCGGCGTTTATTCCGCCAACGAATTCCTCACCCGGACCAACTTGATGAAGGCCTACCTCTTCCCCGAGTGGGATACCCCCATCAAGGTGGGCAGGAAAGTGGCCGTAATTGGCGGCGGCAATGTGGCCATGGACGCGGCCCGCACTGCCCTGCGGCTGGGGGCGGAAGAGTCCTGGATTGTTTACCGGCGTTCCGAAAAAGAACTGCCCGCCCGCCACGAGGAAGTGGAACACGCCAAAGAAGAAGGAATCAAGTTTGCCTTTTTGACCAATCCCGTGCGCATTCTGGCAGATGAAAACGGCTGGGTGAAGGGTATGGAGTGCCTGCGCTATGAACTGGGCGAGCCCGATGAATCCGGCCGGCGGCGGCCGGTGCCCATCCCCGGTTCCGAGTTTGTCATGGATGTGGACACGGTGGTAGTGGCCATCGGCCAGGCCCCCAACCCGCTGGTACCCAGGACCACCAGGGGCCTGGAGCTGGGCAGAAAAGGCAATATAGTGGCCGACCCGCAAACCGGGGCCACTTCCAAGCCCGGTGTTTTTGCCGGCGGCGACGTGGTTACCGGCGCCGCTACGGTTATCCTGGCCATGGGGGCCGGACGAATCGCGGCCCGGTCCATCCACGATTATTTGATGAAGAAGAAGGCTTAGATTTTTAGCAAAGATGAACGGACGGCGGCCTTTCCCTCCGGCTACGCCATTGCCGCGGGGGACGACCGCCGCCCGAAGGGTTTTTGATAATAATGGTAATTGTCCAACAATAATTAATGAGACAAAAAGTGAGAATAATACGGAGCTTGTAGTTAGATGCTCAAGTTGCTCACCGTAAGCGAACTTACCGGCCACATCAAAAACCTCCTTGATAATGACCCGCTTTTGCTGAACCTCTGGGTAAAAGGAGAGATTTCCAACTGTAAACAGGCGGCCAGCGGTCACCTTTACTTTACCCTGAAGGATGAGTTCTGTTCCATTAAGGCGGTAATGTTTCGTTCCCGGGGGCGCCGCCTCCTTTTTCAACCGGAAGACGGGATGGCTGTGCGTGTGCGGGGCTACGTATCGGTTTATCCCCGGGACGGTACATACCAACTATATGTAGAAGAGATGGAGCCCGAGGGCACGGGTGCCCTTTATCTGGCCTTTGAACAGTTGAAACAAAAACTGGAAAAAGAGGGCCTGTTTGCACCGCAACATAAAAAAAAGCTGCCCCTTTTACCCCGCCGCATTGGCATCGTTACTTCGCCCACCGGAGCGGTACTGCGGGATATGGTCAAAATTATCCGGCGGCGCTGGCCGGGCCTGCAGATCATTTTTGTGCCCGTGTCGGTGCAGGGGGAAAGCGCTCCCCGGGAGGTTACCCGGGCATTGCACTGGCTGAATCGCCTGAAGGCCTGTGATGTGATTATTGTAGGCCGTGGAGGCGGGTCACTGGAGGAGCTATGGGCCTTCAACACTGAGATGGTGGCCCGGAGCATTTTTGCTTCCGATATCCCGGTAATATCAGCCGTCGGCCATGAAACCGATTTTACCATTGCCGACTGGGTTGCGGATGTACGGGCTCCCACCCCTTCGGCGGCGGCGGAAATGGTGGTCCCGGTCCGGGAGGAAATGGCCCGCTACCTGGGTCTTCTGGAAGGGCGCCTGTTGCGGGCCATACGGGAAAAATTGCAAACCTGCCGGGCAAGGCTGGATGCCTGCCGTCAGAGCAGGGTACTCCGTTACCCGGTGGATGTTCTCTGTGGTTTCCGGGGACAAATGGTGGACGATCTATTCCGCCGCTTAAACCGGGCCATGGAGCAATATCGCCTGCGCCAGCAAAGCCGTCTGGCGTTGCTGTCCGGCCAACTGCAGGCCTTGAGTCCGCTGGCCACCCTTGCCCGGGGGTACAGCATTTGTACCCGTTCAGACACAGGTGAGGTGGTGCGGCGGGCCGGGGAGGTTGCACCGGGGGAGAAGGTACAGGTAGAGCTCTATCGCGGCCGTCTATGCTGCCAGGTGGAGGAATCAATTATAGAGTAAGTAAATGTTCGGTAAAACCGCTTTTTTAACTACAGGGGCACGGCGTTGTCCGTAGCGTATGAGTGAGCGGATAACGCCTGCCTTAGGCGGGTGACTAAACAGACGCCCATGATGCTTTCAGCGTCACCAGGAGAAGATGAAAATCGCTGCCGTTTTGCACGTAAGCGAGCGACATTGAGCCGAGCAGATGCCAAACTTAGCGAGACCGAGGGCGGAGGCGGGGCCGAGGGCATGGATGCCCGAGGCCGGCCCCTGAGGCATGGATGCCGAATGGGCCGGGAACCCCGCCGAAGTCCGAGGTCGAGCGCTAGTTTGGCCTGCGAGGCGAACGGAGCGAGCGCGTGCAAACGGTAGGCAATTACTTTTTTCAGGGTATTTAAATAGAGGAAATGTAAAGGGGGAGGCTAAACATGGCAGCGACACTTATTGATGGGAAAAAGGTGGCGGCGGAGATCCGGGAAGAGGTTAAGGCCGAAGTGGCCCAGTTGAGGGAACGGGGTATTATCCCCAAGCTGGCCGTGGTCCTGGCCGGTGACGATCCGGCCTCCGTGGTCTATGCCCGGTCCAAGGAGAAATCCTGTGCCAATGTGGGCATCGAGTTTGAGCTTTTCACCTTGCCCGGCAACGCGCCCGAAGAAGAATTGCTGGCGCTCATCGACCGCTTGAACAGGGACGACAGCGTACACGGGATTATGATTGAATTGCCCCTGCCCAAACACATGAACAAGCAGCGGGTGCTGGAAGCCGTGTCGCCGAAAAAGGACGTGGATGGCGTCCACCCCATCAACCGGGGTTACATTTTAAGCGGCGGGGACGGCCTGTTCCCGGCCACACCCCAGAGCTGCATTGAAATCATGCTCCGTACCGGCATTGAAATCAAGGGTAAAAATGCCGTGATTGTGGGCCGGGGCGAGACGGTCGGCAAACCCCTCATCTTCATGATGCTCAACCAGAATGCCACCGTTACCGTGTGCCATACCAGGACCGCCGATCTGGCCTACCATACCCGCCAGGCCGACATTCTCATTGCCGCCGTCGGCAAACCAAGAATGATCAAGGCCGACATGATCAAACCCGGAGCAGTGGTGGTGGATGCCGGTATCAACCAGGTGGAGGGCGGCATTTGCGGTGACGTGGACTTTGAAAACGCCAAGGAGGTAGCCGGGGCCATCACCCCTGTGCCCGGCGGTGTGGGCAGCCTGACCACTGTGCTGATTCAAAAGAACGTGCTCAAAGCCATCAAGCTGCAGGGGAAGATTTGAGGAGGTGTTTTTTGGTGAGCGAGATTTTTGATTTTCCCTTTCGCAGGATACTGGCGGTAGCTGCTTCCGACGCCCCAACTCCCGGTGGGGGCAGCGTTTCCGCCATAGTGGGTGCCCTGGGGGTGGCCATGACGGCCATGGTCGGCAACCTCACGGTGGGCAAGCCCAAATTTGCCGATGTGGAGCCCCAGGTCAAGGAAATTACCGGCGCGGCTTACTTTATCATTAACAAACTGGAAAAGCTGGTGGCGGCCGATATTGCAGCCTTCGGCAAGTTCATGGAAGTCTACCGGATGCCCAAAAACACCGAGGAAGAAAAGGCCAGGCGGGAAGAACTGATGCAAAAGGCCCTGAAAACGGCCACTGACACTCCCATGGAAGTGGCCCGCACCCTCCTGGAGGCCCTGGAGATTACCGAAAGGCTGGCTAAGATTGGCAATAAAATGGCCATCAGCGATGCGGGCGTGGCCGCCTACATATGTGAAGCGGCCATCAACGCCGTACTTCTGAGTGCCGACATCAACATCCCCATGATTAAAGACCAGGACTATGTCAAGGGCATTCTGGCAGAAAAGGAAAGGATCGTTTCCGAGGCCAAACGGTTAAAGGATGCGGCTGTGGCCGTGGTCCAGGAAAGAATGAAGTAAAGAACCTCCCGATTTCATTTTGACGGGCGGGTCTGCCGGCAGCAGGCGGATCCGCCGGTCGTTTTATACATGGTTTAATTTATTTTAGCTAATAAAAAGTCACCTCGTTTAACTTGATCCAGCCCAGCAGGTCCAGCAGATCTACCAGTTGATCAAATAATTGCTTTTGTTCCTCCAGGGAGAGTTCTTCTATTGCCCGCACCAGTTCCTCTATCCGGGACATATTTTCACCCCCCTGATACATACGATAAGCAATGCCCGCTCCTTTGTCAAATCATCCACAAACAAAACGGGTATTTGTGCTGCCGGCCATTTGTGGTAAGATAGGGGCCAGGAGGGTCATCAATGTCCGCAAGCCAGACCCGCTACCGGGTTTATTCGGAATTCCTGAAGGAAAAATTCGGGGGCAAAGTATACAAGTTGCCCATCAACCTCCCCGGAACCTGTCCCAACCGGGACGGCACAATAAGCACCGGGGGGTGTATCTTCTGCGACGAGGAGGGGGCGGGTTTTGAGTGCCTGCCCAGCAGCCTTTCGGTAGAGGAACAGCTGGCAGCCAACCGGGAGTTTTTCCGCAAGCGCTACAAGGCTGATAAATTCATCGCCTATTTCCAGGCTTTTACCAACACTTACCTGCCCTTTGAGCGCTTCCGGGAGTATGTCCTGGCTGCTGCCGGCGGGGAAGACATGGTGGGCATTTCCATTTCCACGCGCCCGGACTGCATCAACGACCGTTACCTGGATTTCCTGGCGGAAGTGGGCCGGGAAAAAAATCTGGTTATGGACATCGAACTGGGGCTGCAGACAGTCAATTACCATTCCCTGTTGCGGGTAAACCGCGGGCATACCCTGGCCGAGTTTATCGATGCGGTGCAGCGCATCAAAGAGCGGGAGCTGGAAATCTGCACGCACCTGATCCTCAACCTGCCCTGGGACGATATGGTTGACGTGATCGAAAACGCCAAGATTCTCTCCGCCCTGCAGGTGCAGTATGTAAAGCTCCACTCCCTTTACGTTGTCCGGGATACCGTACTGGGGGAAATGTACCGGCGCGGGGAGTTTTCCATCATCCCTATGGAGGAATACGTGGACCGGGTGGTCACATTTCTGGAATACCTGCACCCGGATATCGTCATCCAGCGCCTGGTCGGCCGCGGCCCCTATGACCGGGTGCTTTTCTCCAACTGGGGAGTGAGCTGGTGGCAGGTAAAGCAAAGGATTGAAGCCAGGCTGGAAGAACTGAACACCTGCCAGGGGCGACTCTGCGACTATTTAAACGGCCCGGCGTTGCGGAAGAGATTTCCCTGCGGGCCGGAGTAGACACCATCACGCTTTCAGCGTCGTAACTTTTCAGTAAAACCGTTACCACCGGCACGGTGCCGCGTTGTCCAAAGCGAACGACTTGCGGAGCGCTGGTTACAGCACCCGGCGAAGCGAGGGTAACCGGACTGCGGCGCGAAACCAGCGGCACCGAAATATAGCTTTAGCAAAGACAACTTAACTGAAACGGCAAAAAGATGACAGTAAGGTGCAACTGCCATGCCGCATTTGCAGCGCCGCTAGTCCGGTCCGAAGCAAGCCGCGGTGCTGTCAGCGCGGAGCACTGGAGTGAGCGTGGACAACGCGGCACCATAACGGGGTTATTGAACATTTACTCATCTTCACTGCCGTTTTGCACGTAAGCAAGCGACATTGAACCGAGCAGATGCTGAAGAGGTTCACTATTGAAGCGAGGTATAGCCATGAAAAAACTAACCTTTGAAGAAGCGCTGGCCAGACTGGAAGCAGTGGTACGGGAACTGGAAGAAGGACAGTTGCCTCTGGAAAAATCCCTGGCCCTTTTCGGGGAGGGGATTACTCTTACGCGTTTCTGTCATCAGGAGCTGGAAAAGGCCGAGGAGCGTATTTCCATACTCACCGCCAATGAAAAGGGAGAACCGGTATTAAAAGATTCCGATCCCTGTCTTGCTGATCTGCTCAATCCGGATAGGAAGGAGTAAGCAAGTTGGATTTTTTGACCGAACTAAAAGCCAGGGCAGCCCTGGTGGACCGGGCACTGGATGAGCTTGTACCGTCAGAAGATACTTATCCGCCTGTAATTCACCAGGCCATACGGTACAGCCTTTTTGCCGGGGGGAAACGGCTGCGGCCCGTCCTGGCCCTGGCAGCGGCCGAAACGGTAGGCGGCAACCCCGCACGGGTATTGCCGGCGGCCTGTGCCCTGGAATTGATCCATACCTATTCTTTGATCCATGACGATTTGCCTGCAATGGATAATGATGATTTCCGGCGGGGAAAGCCGACCTGTCACCGGGTTTATGGTGAAGCGGTAGCCATCCTGGCGGGGGACGCCCTGCTAACTCATGCCTTTGCTCTTCTGGCCAAAAATGCCCAGAACCAGATGGCACCGGCAGAACGGGTGGTGCAGGTTATTGCGGAGGTGGCGGCGGCTGCCGGCACCCTGGGGCTCATTGGCGGGCAGGTGGTGGATACCCTGGCTGCGGACACCGCAGTAGATGCCGCCACCCTGGAGTATATCCACCGCCACAAAACCGGGGCGCTGTACCGGGTGGCCGTGCGGGCAGGGGCCATTTTAGCCGGCGCAAATGAAAAGCAACTGGAGGCCTTGACTATTTACGCCGAGAACCTGGGTCTGGCTTTTCAAATACAAGACGATATCCTGGATGTGGAAGGTGACCCGGCCAGGCTGGGCAAACCCGTGGGCAGCGACGAAAGAAATAAAAAGGCTACTTATCCGGCTCTTTTCGGATTGGATGTGGCCAGGGCAAAGGCCGGGGAAGCGGTCGCGGCAGCCCTGGCCGCCCTGGAGCCTTTTGATGAGCGTGCCGATTTTCTGCGGGAACTGGTCCGGTTTGTAATTGCGCGGGATTTTTAGAGCTTTAAGGAGATTTAGCGCATGGCAATGACCCTGAAGGGTTTGTATATCAACGGCGAGCTACTGCCAACCGGGGGTCATCCTAAAGGTTAGCAGCACCATTTGCTTTTATTTCTGAGCTTATGTTATAATTCATTTCCGAAACTAGAAAGTGGGATAAGTGACGCAGTATCCTAGTCAGGTATGCCTTTTTTGAAGACGGGCCTAAAAATCCGTCGCGGGCACATCGATGAAGTTCCTGGTGCTGGCTGCTGACGCCCAGTCGGGGGCTGGTACTGGGAGTTAAGGAGTGAGGGCGAGCCGCAAAGGCATGCGGGCGTGGACCCTGACTCCGCGGAGACCCAAGTGCGTGGGAAAGCGTAAAAGCCGTACTATGGCTTGGGGTGTGAACCTGCACGTGGTGAAAGCTGCGTGCAGTGTAGCCTGCCTTGAGTGGTAGCGGTGGATGTCGTTGGCAACCGGTACCTCATATCCCCAGTGGGCCCAGGGGAAGGTGGCCGGTGGACTGAAACCGTTACTGCAAAAGAGGCTAGAAAAGGGCCATCCTGCCGGGGAAAACTCCTAGGCTGTCCGGTAACACCGGGGCAGCGCGGGGATTGCAGTGTGGACTAAGTGGTAATCCAGCCCCGGGACCGGCAACGTCCCGGAAGCAGCCCGAAGGGGAAACCGCCGGCCTGGCGACAGCCGGTGGCTGCTTGGGAAAACCTGCTGGACCTTAAGCCACAATATTTACCCGCGCTGCTGTCACTTGTCCCCGTGATACATAACTCTCTTTTCCCTTCCCGTATGAGGTGACTGTATTTGGGAAACAATAAATCTACAGTTTCAGGCCGGTACGTACTTATGGTGGGTACGGCCTCTTTTTTACTGGCCATAATATTTTTTTGGTTTTCAGAATTGCTGGCCGGTAAGGTGAAAAGTCTTTTTTTATCTTTTCTTTTTTTAGTTATAATTATACTGATCGGTATTCTGGCCGATATCGTGGGTACGGCGGTGGCAGCTGCTGAAGAGTCCCCTTTCCATGCCAAAGCGGCCAAACGGGTGCGCGGGGCAAGGGAAGGGGTATATCTGATCCGGAACGCCGACCGGGTGGCCAACATCTGTAACGATGTTATCGGGGATATTGCCGGAACGGTAAGTGGTGCCCTGGGAATTGCCCTGGTTTTGCAAATCTTACTTTACTGGAAGGGTATCAACCAGGCTTTGTTGAATATGATGGTAACCGCTCTCATTGCCGCTTTTACCGTAGGCGGCAAGGCGGCCGGGAAGCGCATAGCCATTTCCCGGGCCAACGAGGTAATTTTTCTGGTGGGAAAGTTGCTGGCTGCCTTTGAACAGTTGACGGGGATAAGGGTGATCAGGAAAAAATACCGTCGGGCGGGCAAATAACACCAGGTACGTCGGGAAGGGGAAAAAATGGGAGACTTGCTTTCAACAATTAATTCTCCGGCGGATCTACGCTCCCTGGATATGGCCGCTTTACAGCAGCTTGCTTCCGAAATCCGGCAGGAGATTATCGAAACGGTGGCCAAAAACGGCGGCCACCTGGCCCCCAATCTGGGGGTGGTGGAACTTACCCTGGCTTTACACCGGGTTTTTCAAACTCCCCGGGATAAAATTATCTGGGACGTAGGCCACCAGTCCTATGTGCATAAGCTGGTTACCGGCCGTCGCCCCGTTTTTCATACACTGCGCCAGTTTGGGGGCATCAGCGGTTTTCCCAGACCCCAGGAGAGCGAACATGATGCCTTTGGTACCGGGCACAGCAGCACCTCCATTTCCGCAGCTTTAGGTTTGGCCCTGGCCCGGGACCTGAAGGGCGACAATTACTCCGTGGTAGCGGTGATCGGGGACGGGGCAATGACCGGGGGCATGGCCTTTGAGGCTTTAAACCATGCCGGCCACCATAAGACCAGTTTAATCGTTGTTTTAAATGACAACGAGATGTCCATTGCCCCCAATGTAGGAGGGCTTGCCAAATACTTGAGCCGCCTCCGTACCGATCCCATGTATTCCAAAGGCAAGGAAGAACTGGAACAGCTTTTAAAGCGCATTCCAGCCATTGGTCCCCGGGTGGTTAAAGCGGTGGAGCGGGTAAAGGATTCCCTGAAATATCTGGTAGTACCCGGCATGTTTTTCGAGGAACTCGGCTTCATCTACCTGGGGCCGATTGACGGGCACAATATCCAGACCATGATCAATGTCTTCCAGCAGGCCAAAGCCACCAGGGGACCCGTCCTGGTACATGTGCTCACCCGCAAGGGGCGGGGCTACCCGCCGGCGGAGGAGAATGCCGATAAATTTCACGGAGTTGGTCCGTTTGAAGTTAAAACGGGCCAGGTAATTAAAAAGCCGGGGCAGCCTCCTTCCTATACCGAGGTATTTGGGCGCACCCTGGAAGAACTGGGACGCCGGGACAAGCGCATTGTGGCCATTACCGCGGCCATGCCTTCCGGCACCGGTTTGGATCGTTTTGCCGCTGCCTTTCCCGAACGGTTCTATGATGTTGGTATTGCCGAACAACACGCCGTTACCCTGGGCGCGGGCCTGGCAGCGGGCGGATTAAGACCCGTAGTGGCTATTTATTCTACCTTTTTGCAGAGGGCCTACGACCAGGTGCTCCACGATGTCTGCCTGCAAAACCTGCCCGTAACCTTTGCCCTTGACCGGGCGGGCCTGGTCGGGGAAGACGGAGCCACCCATCACGGCGTGTTTGATTTTGCTTACCTGAGATCCATTCCCAACCTGGTGCTCATGGCCCCCGGGGACGAAAACGAACTGCGCCATATGTTAAGAACGGCGCTGGATTACCCGGGACCGACAGTTTTGCGCTATCCCCGGAGTGCCGGTACGGGGTGCCCGCTGGATGAAGAAATTGTCTCCCTGCCGGTCGGGAAGGCCCGGGTGCTCCGGGAAGGAGACGACATTACCCTGCTGGCCGTGGGCACCATGGTTTCCCTGGCCGGGGAGGCGGCTTCCCTTCTGGAACAGCAGGGCATATATGCCACGGTGATTAACGCCCGGTTCGTCAAGCCACTGGATGAGGAATGTATTACCCGCTATGCCCTGCGCACCCGGCAGGTGGTTACCATCGAAGAGCACGTCCTGCAGGGAGGATTCGGCAGCGCCGTCCTGGAACTGCTTGGGGACAGGGGGTTGCGCAACGTCCAGGTCATCCGCCTGGGAATTCCCGATGAGTTCATCGAGCACGGCAGCCGGGCCGTTTTGCTGGCCCGCTGCGGCTTGACCGTGGAAGTGCTGGTTAATACCGTATTAAAGGCCCTGGGCGCAAACAGGGCAAAAACAAAGGTAAAAATTGGGGTGCAATGGCCATGACCGCTGCCAGGCAGCGCCTGGATTTGTTGCTGGTGGAACGGGGACTTTTTGCCAGCAGGGAAAAGGCCAGGGCTGCGGTGATGGCCGGCCAGGTACGGGTGGACGGGCAACCGGTAGATAAGCCGGGCCGGCTGGTGGACCCCCGGAGCCGGATTGAGGTTACCGGGCGGATGCCTTACGTCAGCCGCGGCGGTTTAAAACTGGAAAAAGCCATTCACAGCTTTCAGCTCGATTTTACCGGCCGGGTAGTTCTGGACGTGGGGGCATCCCACGGCGGGTTTACCGACTGTGCCCTGCAGCATGGTGCCCGCCTGGTTATTGCCGTGGATGTGGGATACGGTCAGATGGCCTGGAAGCTCCGCCGCGACCCCCGGGTGGTAATCCTGGAGCGCACCAACATCCGTTACCTCCGGCCGCAGGACCTGCCATGCCTGGCTGACATAGCGGTGGTAGATGTTTCTTTTATTTCCCTGGAGAAGGTGCTGCCCAAACTGCAGGAACTGACCACCGGCGATGCCCTGGGTGTAGCGCTCATTAAACCCCAGTTTGAGGCCGGCCGGGAAAAGGTGGGCAAAAAGGGAGTGGTACGGGACCCGGCGGTGCACCGGGAAGTCATTACTGCCGTTTGCCGGGCCATTAAAGATCTGGGGTGGGGCGTACGGGGTCTTGATTTTTCGCCAATTAAGGGCCCGGAGGGCAATATCGAATTTCTGGTTTGTTTTGACCGGAGTGTCCCCGGCCAGGTAGACCTTTCTTCCACCATCCCGGCGGTGGTGGCGCGGGCCCACGCCGAACTTGACGCCGGTAACAGGGATTAGCCTGCTGCCGGCGGTTTTAGCTAAAAGGAGTGACCCGATGAAAACCATCGGCCTGTTGGTTAACCCGGGTAAACAAAGGGTAGCCCCCCTGGTGGAACAAATTGTTGACTGGCTGACTGCACGGGGTTGCCGGGTGGTGATGACCGTTGATGCGGCCACCGTCCTGGGCCGGCCCGAGCTGGGTCTCCCCCGGGAACAGCTTGTTGGGGAAACCGAAA
This portion of the Desulfofundulus luciae genome encodes:
- the gltA gene encoding NADPH-dependent glutamate synthase is translated as MAEKKEIIPKKHPMPAQEPVERIRNFNEVALGYDEETAVAEAKRCLQCKKEPCRQGCPVEVDIPAFIKLVAERDFAGAIKKIKEKNALPAVCGRVCPQENQCEKYCTLGKKHEPVGIGRLERFCADWELARGVLPQEVAPPTGFKVAVVGSGPAGLTCAADLAKLGHRVTVFEALHVAGGVLMYGIPEFRLPKRVVQAEVENLKKLGVEIITNAVVGKFATVDELMEEEGFDAVFIGTGAGLPYFMNIPGENSCGVYSANEFLTRTNLMKAYLFPEWDTPIKVGRKVAVIGGGNVAMDAARTALRLGAEESWIVYRRSEKELPARHEEVEHAKEEGIKFAFLTNPVRILADENGWVKGMECLRYELGEPDESGRRRPVPIPGSEFVMDVDTVVVAIGQAPNPLVPRTTRGLELGRKGNIVADPQTGATSKPGVFAGGDVVTGAATVILAMGAGRIAARSIHDYLMKKKA
- the xseA gene encoding exodeoxyribonuclease VII large subunit: MLKLLTVSELTGHIKNLLDNDPLLLNLWVKGEISNCKQAASGHLYFTLKDEFCSIKAVMFRSRGRRLLFQPEDGMAVRVRGYVSVYPRDGTYQLYVEEMEPEGTGALYLAFEQLKQKLEKEGLFAPQHKKKLPLLPRRIGIVTSPTGAVLRDMVKIIRRRWPGLQIIFVPVSVQGESAPREVTRALHWLNRLKACDVIIVGRGGGSLEELWAFNTEMVARSIFASDIPVISAVGHETDFTIADWVADVRAPTPSAAAEMVVPVREEMARYLGLLEGRLLRAIREKLQTCRARLDACRQSRVLRYPVDVLCGFRGQMVDDLFRRLNRAMEQYRLRQQSRLALLSGQLQALSPLATLARGYSICTRSDTGEVVRRAGEVAPGEKVQVELYRGRLCCQVEESIIE
- a CDS encoding bifunctional 5,10-methylenetetrahydrofolate dehydrogenase/5,10-methenyltetrahydrofolate cyclohydrolase; this translates as MAATLIDGKKVAAEIREEVKAEVAQLRERGIIPKLAVVLAGDDPASVVYARSKEKSCANVGIEFELFTLPGNAPEEELLALIDRLNRDDSVHGIMIELPLPKHMNKQRVLEAVSPKKDVDGVHPINRGYILSGGDGLFPATPQSCIEIMLRTGIEIKGKNAVIVGRGETVGKPLIFMMLNQNATVTVCHTRTADLAYHTRQADILIAAVGKPRMIKADMIKPGAVVVDAGINQVEGGICGDVDFENAKEVAGAITPVPGGVGSLTTVLIQKNVLKAIKLQGKI
- a CDS encoding cyclodeaminase/cyclohydrolase family protein → MSEIFDFPFRRILAVAASDAPTPGGGSVSAIVGALGVAMTAMVGNLTVGKPKFADVEPQVKEITGAAYFIINKLEKLVAADIAAFGKFMEVYRMPKNTEEEKARREELMQKALKTATDTPMEVARTLLEALEITERLAKIGNKMAISDAGVAAYICEAAINAVLLSADINIPMIKDQDYVKGILAEKERIVSEAKRLKDAAVAVVQERMK
- a CDS encoding TIGR01212 family radical SAM protein (This family includes YhcC from E. coli K-12, an uncharacterized radical SAM protein.) — its product is MSASQTRYRVYSEFLKEKFGGKVYKLPINLPGTCPNRDGTISTGGCIFCDEEGAGFECLPSSLSVEEQLAANREFFRKRYKADKFIAYFQAFTNTYLPFERFREYVLAAAGGEDMVGISISTRPDCINDRYLDFLAEVGREKNLVMDIELGLQTVNYHSLLRVNRGHTLAEFIDAVQRIKERELEICTHLILNLPWDDMVDVIENAKILSALQVQYVKLHSLYVVRDTVLGEMYRRGEFSIIPMEEYVDRVVTFLEYLHPDIVIQRLVGRGPYDRVLFSNWGVSWWQVKQRIEARLEELNTCQGRLCDYLNGPALRKRFPCGPE
- the xseB gene encoding exodeoxyribonuclease VII small subunit, translating into MKKLTFEEALARLEAVVRELEEGQLPLEKSLALFGEGITLTRFCHQELEKAEERISILTANEKGEPVLKDSDPCLADLLNPDRKE
- a CDS encoding polyprenyl synthetase family protein; translation: MDFLTELKARAALVDRALDELVPSEDTYPPVIHQAIRYSLFAGGKRLRPVLALAAAETVGGNPARVLPAACALELIHTYSLIHDDLPAMDNDDFRRGKPTCHRVYGEAVAILAGDALLTHAFALLAKNAQNQMAPAERVVQVIAEVAAAAGTLGLIGGQVVDTLAADTAVDAATLEYIHRHKTGALYRVAVRAGAILAGANEKQLEALTIYAENLGLAFQIQDDILDVEGDPARLGKPVGSDERNKKATYPALFGLDVARAKAGEAVAAALAALEPFDERADFLRELVRFVIARDF
- the dxs gene encoding 1-deoxy-D-xylulose-5-phosphate synthase codes for the protein MGDLLSTINSPADLRSLDMAALQQLASEIRQEIIETVAKNGGHLAPNLGVVELTLALHRVFQTPRDKIIWDVGHQSYVHKLVTGRRPVFHTLRQFGGISGFPRPQESEHDAFGTGHSSTSISAALGLALARDLKGDNYSVVAVIGDGAMTGGMAFEALNHAGHHKTSLIVVLNDNEMSIAPNVGGLAKYLSRLRTDPMYSKGKEELEQLLKRIPAIGPRVVKAVERVKDSLKYLVVPGMFFEELGFIYLGPIDGHNIQTMINVFQQAKATRGPVLVHVLTRKGRGYPPAEENADKFHGVGPFEVKTGQVIKKPGQPPSYTEVFGRTLEELGRRDKRIVAITAAMPSGTGLDRFAAAFPERFYDVGIAEQHAVTLGAGLAAGGLRPVVAIYSTFLQRAYDQVLHDVCLQNLPVTFALDRAGLVGEDGATHHGVFDFAYLRSIPNLVLMAPGDENELRHMLRTALDYPGPTVLRYPRSAGTGCPLDEEIVSLPVGKARVLREGDDITLLAVGTMVSLAGEAASLLEQQGIYATVINARFVKPLDEECITRYALRTRQVVTIEEHVLQGGFGSAVLELLGDRGLRNVQVIRLGIPDEFIEHGSRAVLLARCGLTVEVLVNTVLKALGANRAKTKVKIGVQWP
- a CDS encoding TlyA family RNA methyltransferase, coding for MTAARQRLDLLLVERGLFASREKARAAVMAGQVRVDGQPVDKPGRLVDPRSRIEVTGRMPYVSRGGLKLEKAIHSFQLDFTGRVVLDVGASHGGFTDCALQHGARLVIAVDVGYGQMAWKLRRDPRVVILERTNIRYLRPQDLPCLADIAVVDVSFISLEKVLPKLQELTTGDALGVALIKPQFEAGREKVGKKGVVRDPAVHREVITAVCRAIKDLGWGVRGLDFSPIKGPEGNIEFLVCFDRSVPGQVDLSSTIPAVVARAHAELDAGNRD